One genomic window of Spiroplasma endosymbiont of Diplazon laetatorius includes the following:
- a CDS encoding pseudouridine synthase, protein MTKIKVNQNDVDQTVFNFIKKNFKSTNLSIIYKWFRKGKIKINEVRIKDTKVKIKFGDEITIYDSSQAEKRDQFEEVDFSDLEIIYEDENLLIVDKQPNLEVHSPINVNLDQMVKSYLKDKGEYKPEEENSFVISHVHRIDKLTKGLVVYAKNKITLDILLKELNNKSKFVKLYLAKTENQNLQTGKINGYIKYDNDNQKARFRIEKFNNTKKVEQINTLIDPENNIYEIQILTGRKHQIRAVCDFYKAPICKDFRYGAKRSHLREIDLIAYKIILDGFEDHLAYLNGNEYKSKYTF, encoded by the coding sequence ATGACAAAAATAAAAGTCAATCAAAATGACGTAGATCAAACAGTTTTTAATTTTATTAAAAAGAACTTTAAATCAACAAACCTATCAATAATCTATAAGTGATTCAGAAAAGGGAAAATCAAAATAAATGAGGTTAGAATAAAAGACACTAAAGTTAAGATAAAATTTGGTGATGAAATAACAATTTATGATAGTAGTCAAGCAGAAAAAAGAGACCAGTTTGAAGAGGTTGATTTTTCTGATTTAGAGATTATTTATGAAGATGAAAACTTATTAATTGTAGATAAACAACCAAATTTAGAAGTGCACTCACCAATAAATGTAAACTTAGATCAGATGGTAAAAAGTTATTTAAAAGACAAAGGTGAATACAAACCAGAAGAAGAAAACAGTTTTGTAATAAGTCATGTACATAGAATAGATAAGTTAACAAAAGGTTTGGTTGTTTATGCTAAAAACAAAATAACTTTAGATATATTATTAAAGGAATTAAATAACAAAAGTAAGTTTGTGAAGCTTTACTTAGCTAAAACAGAAAACCAAAACCTTCAAACAGGAAAAATAAATGGTTATATAAAATATGACAATGATAATCAAAAGGCTAGATTTAGAATTGAAAAATTCAATAATACTAAAAAAGTAGAGCAAATTAATACTTTAATAGATCCTGAAAATAATATATATGAAATACAAATATTAACTGGTAGAAAACACCAAATAAGAGCTGTTTGTGACTTTTACAAAGCTCCAATATGTAAAGATTTTAGATATGGAGCAAAAAGAAGTCATTTAAGAGAAATAGATCTTATTGCATATAAAATAATTTTAGATGGATTTGAAGACCATTTAGCCTACTTAAATGGTAATGAATACAAATCAAAATATACTTTTTAA